ACTCAGGGCTGATCGTGATCTGATGATCATGCCCTTTTCCCGTGATCTCCTTCATCGGATCGCCGAATACTCCAAAGCCCTTACGTAACGGATCAGCCGTCGTCTCGGTGCGGGCCTCGGTATTCACGAAAAAGAAAAGGGCGCGACGCTCTGTCGGGAAGATCACAAGCCGACCGTAAAGGAAAAGAGACTTATCGTTCTTATCCTGCAGGGATAGCCTGATATGAATCGGATCTTCGGAAGTGGTGAAGTCTCCGCCGCCAAACGAGCAGGCGGTCAGCATTAACCCAATCAGAATAGTTAACAGACGCTTCATGCGACGGATTCCTCGGCCTTGCGCAGATTCATAATCGATACGGCCTCAACGTTGGTTTCGTTCGTGATCTCTTCATGAGCCAGAACGGCAAAGTTACGCTGCGGAAAGAGACGCTCCAGCAGCGTGAAAAGACCGGCGCGAATCGAGCGACTCGCCAGAAATAGCGGGAAGTAGCCCTGCTGATTCGCCTTTGACACCTCTTCGGCCAGGGCCTGCTGAAGCGCCTGTTGAAAATCGGGTTTCAGCGCCATAATAAAGCCCTCTTCGGGATCTCGGTGAATGCCTTCACGCAGCCTGCGATCGATATCGGGATGTACCGAGATGCAGCGAATCGTGCGCTTGTCGTCCTGATACTCGGCGATGATCTGTCGGCGCAAAGACTGGCGCACCGATTCGGTTAACAGATAGGGGTCGCCCTGCGAACGATCGGCGTTTGATGCGATGGCTTCCATAATGCGTGACATATTGCGAATCGAGACGTTTTCTTTGAGAAGGCTCTGCAAGACGATCTGAATCGTTCCCAGGCCGACCTTCTTCTCGGAAAGCACTTCGTCGACGACGACGGGATTCTCTTCGCGGACGGTATCGACGATGCTTTTGATCTGCTGGCGTCCCATGATCTCCTGACTGTTCTGCTGGATCATGCCCGACAGATGCGTGGCGATGACCGTAGACGGATCGACGACGTCGTAATCAAGGCCTTCGGCCTCGCTCTTGCGATCCGGAGTGATCCAGTAGGCCGGCAGGTTATACGTGGGCTCGCGAATCTCGGTCAGTCCTTCGATCGGGCCTCTCGTGCGTCCCGTATTGATCGCAAGCAGATGATCGGGCTCGACGCTCGACTGAGCGATCGTCGTGCCATGCAGCCGGATCGCATACTCGTCGGCCTCAAGGTTCATGTTGTCGCGAATCCGCACAGGAGGAACGATCAGGCCCAGATCCATCGCAAAGCGACGACGCAGACGCGAAACCTGCTCAAGCAGAGTACCGCCCGATTTTGGATCCACAAGCGGAATCAGGTTATACCCCACTTCCACCTCAAGAGGCTCGGATTTCAGGTGTTCGAGATAGGACTCGGGTTTCGTCTCTTCTTTCTTCTGCGTCTCTTCTTTCTTCTGTTGTTCGACAAGAACCTTTGCCGCCTTATCGACGCGGTAGGCAAGAAAGATCAGACCTCCGCCCAGTATAAAGAGAGCCGTCGTCGGAAAGCCAGGAATAAAACCCGAGAGTACAAGCAGGCCACCCGTAATATAAAGCGTCGTCGGTGAGGCAAGCAGCTGCTTCTTCAATTCTTCGGGCAGCGATTCATCGGCCGCCGAACGTGAAACGATAATACCTGTGGCAGTGGAGATCAGAAGCGCCGGGATCTGCGAAACAAGACCGTCACCGATCGTGAAGCGCGTATACACCTCAAGAGCATCGGTGAAGTTCATGCCCATGAGCGTAAGACCGATAACGATGCCTCCGATGATGTTTACGGCGGTGACGATCAGCCCGAGACGGACGTCGCCCTGAACGAATTTTGAAGCACCGTCCATCGAACCGTAAAAATCCATCTCTTTCTGTAAAAGCTGGCGGCGACGACGCGCCTCTTTCTCGTCGATATAACCGGCCGTCTGATCGGCATCGATGGCAAGCTGCTTACCGGGTAACGAATCAAGGGCGAACCTTGCGGCCACTTCAGAGACACGAGTGGCGCCCTTTGTAATGACGATGATCTGAACGAGGGTCAGGATAACGAAGATCACGACTCCCACAACAAGCCCCGACGTCGAACCGCCGCCACCCACGACGAACGTACCGAATGCTGTGATCATCGAAGAATCGGCGGCTGCTCCTTTCGTGAGAATGAGTCGGGTCGTCGAGATGTTCACGGCGATACGATAGATCGTCGTAATCAAAAGCAGGGTCGGAAAGCTGCTGAAATCGGCCGGGCTCGTGCTGGAAAGCGCCGTCAGAAGAATCAGCAATCCGGTAAGAAGGCTGATGCCGATCAGAAGATCGAGCAGCACTCCAGGCAACGGAATGATGATAAGCGCCAGGATAAAGACGACGCCTAATCCAAGGACGGCATCGCTGTTGCCCGCGTAGCGGCGTATCGTTTTTAAGATGTCATCCACGTCTGTTCAACCTCATTCCTACAAGCTGTCTCAAAAATAGCCGCACTTCACCGCGCCATTCGACGGAACCGCTCCAGTTTCTGGAATATTAGAACGATCGAGCGAAAGAAGTTCTCGGGAATCTCTTCGCCGATCTCCACCTGATCATAAAGCGCCCTCGCAAGCGGCGGATTCTCTTCTATATGAACGCCGTTCTCGCGAGCGATGCGCCGGATCATCAGCGCAAGGCTATCCTGCCCTTTGGCCACAACAAGCGGCGCCGAGGCCTGAAGCGGATCATAACGCAGAGCGACGGCGAAGTGCGTCGGGTTCGTCACGATGACGTCCGCCGTCGGCACTTCATCGAGCATTTGTCGGTTCTGTCGCATCTGCATCGCCCGCTCACGCTGCCGCTGTCGCAGCATCGGATCGCCCACGTCCTCTTTCAATTCACGCTTCACGTCTGAGATGGACATCTTCAGGTTCTCAAGGTATTCGAACCGCTGGTAATAATAATCGGGAATGGCGATCGCGAGAAGAAAGACGCCCGTGGCGATCAACAGCTTGAAGGCGATGCTACCAAATAAAGCCACCGCTCCGCGCAGCTCCATGCCCGACGTCTTGAGCATCGGGATCAGGTCATCAATAACGATAAGATACGCGAGAAAGCCGACGGCGATTACCTGTACGAGCACTTTGAGCAGATTCACAAAGTTGCGGCGCACCGGAAGCACACGCTTGAAATCGGGAATCAGACGCTCCAGCTGAAACTCAAGCGGTCGCGTCGTGAACATGAATCCGACCTGAACGAGATTGCCGACGATACCGAGGATCATGGCTATGATCAGAACCGGAAAGATAATCGCACCTGTCTGAAAAAAGAAATCGCGCAGGAGCAGTCGCACCTCTTCTTCACCGAATCCCGTGCCTACCGAGGCGATGCGGCTCAGATAGATGCGAAAGACCTGAAAGATACGCTCGGCCATAAAACCGGCAAACAGAAAGAGCATCACGGCAGAACCGAGAAGCACAAGGGCTCCGGGCAGATCCTGTGAGCGCGGAACATTACCGCGTTCCCGCTCCTCACGCTTGCGCCTTTCCGTCGGATCTTCGGTACGTCCCTCATCTTCGGCCGCGAAACGCTGCAGATCGATAAAGACGTCGGGATACGAAAGGACGGATAACGCGAAAAATCCGGATTCAACCGGCCTGTTCTTCCATTCAAGGAAATCTTGATCAAGGAACGTCGGGGTCATGTCGCCCCCTTCGGCCATGCGTTCAGCATCTCGCCGATCAAATCATACATGTGCTGGAACGAATCGCGCATGAGCGGTATGATCACGGGCATGAGCACGGCCAGGATAACAAGCCCGACCATGACGTTGATCTGAAGGCCCATGTTCATCAGATTGAGCTGCGGCGCGGCCTTGCCCGCCACACCGAGCGCCACCGACGTAATAAAGAGGATGCCAGTTAGAGGCAGCCCGATACGCAGCGCCGTCAGGAACATCACTCCGAAGGCCTGGTCGACGTAGGCCAGAAGTCCGCCCATCGTTTGAATATCAAGCACCAACGTAGGCGCCTGCTGAAACGAATAGCTGAGGGCGCGAAAGACGTGCAGATACGCCGGTACGTAATAGCCGTCGAGCTCGAAGTCGACCGAAAGAAAAAGCAGGATGGCGATCATATTCTTGAGCGTGCCCAGAATCGGAATCGAAACCTGCGCCTGCGGATCAAGAACCTCAGAAAACGATACGCCCATCTGAATACTGAAGAATTCGCCAGCCAGGATAAAGGCGGCAAATACGATCTGCAACAGATAGCCGATCATGACGCCGATGAAGGCCTGCGAGGCGATCTCGAGAATGTATAACGGCATCGCATCAAACGACGTCGCCGACAGAAAGTTGCGCACGACGGGATACAGCACTCCGGCGATAAAAAGCGCAAGGATGGCGCGCACGCGATACGGAACGCCCTCCGCCGACAGAATGGGCATAGTAAAGAGAAGGCCCGTCGTTCTTGCGAAGACGAGCAACCAGCTCCAGAATCCGTCGCTGTAGGCCGCAAGCTGCATGTCAGAACCTCGCGATCAGAGCGAACATCTCCTTCGTATAATCGACCGTCGTATGCAGGATGTAGGCTGCGAACAGCATGATGGCGAGAAAGACCGACACCAGTTTCGGCACGAAGGTCAGCGTCTGCTCCTGAATCGACGTCGTCGTCTGAAGCACCGAGATGACGAGTCCGGTCACCATGCTGAAGATAAGCACGGGCGCCGAGATCTTCAGCGTTACGATCAGAGCGTCGTAGATGATTTTAATGACGTCGGTTTCCTGCATATCGTCCTCACATCACGTAAGATTGCACAAGGTTGTAGGTGATCAGATGCCATCCGTCTACAAGGATGAAGAGGATGATCTTAAAAGGCATCGAGATCATTGCCGGCGGTAGCATGATCATACCCATCGACATCAGCGTCGAGGCGACGACAAGATCGATGACGATAAACGGAATAAAAATCAGGATGCCGATGATAAAGGCCTTCTTGATCTCGCTCAACATGAATGCCGGAATTAGAATGTACGAATCGATATCATCGACCGATTTGATGTCCTTGAGGTTCTTTCCCGAAAGCTTTGTGAAGAGAGCGATCTCCTTCGCCCCATCCTTGCCGATCTGCTTGATCATGAACTTGCGGAACGGAACCATGCCCTTCTCGATAAAGGTCGGAGTGCTCATCTTATCGCCGCTGATATAAGGCGTGAGCGCCGTCTGGTTAAACTCGCGAAACGTCGGCGCCATGATAAAGAACGTCAGAAAAAGCGCCAGACCGAAAAGCACCTGATTCGGCGGCATGTTCTGTAGCGCAAGGGCGCGACGCACGAAGTCAAAAACGATGACGACCTTCGTAAAGGACGTCATCATCATGATCAGGGCCGGCGCCAGGCTGAGCACCGTAACAAGCATGATCAGGGCAAGAGACGTCGACGCCTCCTGTCCGCTGCGAGCGGCGCGCACGTTATCGAGGACAGGTATGGGAAGGCCCGGGATCTCCTGCGCAAGCAGAGGATCGGCAATCAGCAGCGCTGCCAGGCTGACGAGAAATAGGACGACTCTGCGTTTCATAACCCCGGATCACGATTGGCCGGAACTCCGGCCTGTACAGAAAAAAATTGCCCCCGATAAAAAAATTATGTCACATGCCGTCGACACTGGCCTGTAATTTGCGGTTTAACATGGCACCGATACTGGCCCATTTTTTTCCGGTTTATCTTGCCGGCAAAACGGGCTGTCTCTTCCGGTTCATCCTGGCGCCGATACCGGCCTCTTGTTTCGCCCGTCCTCCGCCGCCGTACTAACGCTCCGGCTCTTCCTGCTCTGGCTTCGTCGATCGCCGGATCTTTCGGTTCTGCATCTGCAGCAGATCTTTCAGGCGATCGGGCGGAACGTCCTCGCCCGTCTTCTCGCCATTCAGAAGATCCATGAAATCGGGACGATCCTTCACTCGCTCGCCGCCCCAGAACTTGAACTCGCCCTGCTTGATCGATTTCTGCACGGCATCAAGCAGCGAGGTTGCCGTCGGCTTCGGACGGCTCTGATGCCACAGACGAATGCGCTCCGCCGTCGTCGCACTGTCGATCTCATAGACGAGACGCACGCCCTGCTCTGACACGCCAAGCACAAGCAGCTGCCCCGCAAGATCGACGATCTGCAAGAACTTACCCGGCATAAGCGGCACCGATGCAAGCACCTCCACAGGCCCTTCTTGTGGATGCAGGATGCCTGCCTTCTTTTTGAAGAAGCGAACAAAGAGATAGAGACCGCCGCCCATCAATCCGGCAATCAAAACAAAGCGAAAAAGAAGTCCGATAAACGACGGCGCCGCATCATCGGCAAAGAGCGCACCTGGCGGAGTTGCGGGTTGCGTCGCTTCCGGTTCTGCGGTACCGGGCTGCGCAGCGGGCTGCTCGGATTCCGACTCCTGCGCCGGCGCTCCCTCACCCTGAAGCTCCTTCATCCAGCTCTCTTCGATAGCCTTCTCCTGCGCCCTCTCCTGCGGATTGCGCGGAGCGGGGTCCTCTCGCTTCTCACGAGACTCAGGTCTCTCGCGCCGCTCCTCTCTGCGCTCACGAGAAGGCTTCTCCTGCGCCAGAAGCAGGCCCGGAAAAAGTGCAATCAGAAGAAAAACGGAAAGCGTACGGCGCATCGATTCCAGTATGCAATCTGGCGAAATCGTGTACACAATTTTTTCGGGAAGAGCAGACGCTGAGCGGATGGGCGGGAATAGCGAGACGCTATGAACGGCCGGCATGGCAGCAAAGCGGGAAGATACGAGCAGGCCGGCGTGAGCGGGGCTGGAGCATGCGGGAAGGCAAGCGTGCGACCGTGACGGGAGCGTGCGGGAAGGCAAGCGTGGCCGTGATGGGAGCATGCGGGAAGGCAAGCGTCGGGCGCCACGGGAGCGTGCGGGAAGGCCAGTGTGTAGCCGTGATGGGAGCATGCGGGAGGGCAAACTTCGGGCGCCATTTTTTTCTTGACAAACTGGAAAAAATGCAACGAGGGGGTGCCCCGTGACGCTGCATGAAATCTGATTGACATTTCATGCAGTCGTGTGCTACATTATGAGCGGAAGGGGTATATGGCAATACTACAGGTAAGAGATATTGATGACCGACTCTACTCTCTTCTGCGCGACAGGGCGAGGCTGGAGAACAGGTCCATCAGTCAGGAGGTGGTAACGATTCTCGAAGCATATCTGGCCAATCCGGCAATGCATTCGGCCAATCCAACACGCGACTTCCTGTCGCTAACCGGATCATGGGAAGATAATCGTTCGTCGGCCGAGATAGTTCAAGAGATCAGGCGGATGAGGAAAAACAGCCGACGCTTTGAGGATGCCGATGTCCTATTTGATTGATACGGATATCATCATTTACAGCATTAAGGGAAATTCTACCGTTCATGACAATTTCTCCCGGAACGAGAAGATCCCCAAGTCCATCTCGGTTATCACATACGGAGAGCTTTTATCTGGAGCAAAGAAATCGCAAAACCCGGCCAGGAACCTTGCCGTCGTTTATCGTATTCGCGAGTTATTCCCTGTCATCGATGTAGATAGAGCCGTCATCGAAACGTTCAGTGATCTCAAAGCTCGAGGCCAGAGGACAGGCAGCGTCGTCGATGACATGGACCTTTTGATTGCAGCAACGGCGCTGACTTACAATCTAACGCTTGTCACAAACAACATAAAGCATTTTCAAAAGATCGAAGGCTTGAAGATCGAAAACTGGAGCAAGCCGTGAAGGCCAGCCTGGGCCATAACGGGAGCATGCGGGAGGGCCAGCGTGGCTGTGATGGGAGCGTGCGAGAGGGCAAACGTCGGGCGCGATTTTTTTTCTTGACAAACCGGTATTGTTTACGGCGGCCCCTCCGAAATCTGATTGATTCTCCATGAAGCGATAGGAACGTTTCGATAGTGCAATATGTCTGCCCGCGAAAGACAGAGAATCTTCGACCTGTACCACAAGCAGTACGTCGAGTTGAACTTCGAGCGACTTGAGCTCTGGAAGGCCGCCCGGCAGCATCTTCAGTCCGAGAACGTACTCTACGTCGGCTCCTCCATCCATATCACTCCGTCCTTTGTTTTTCAGAGTGTCACTTATGTTGATCCCGGCACGGGAGCCCGTGACTTCTTTCAAGATCTATCAGCCGTGAAAGACCTGATTCGCTCACAGGCTATCTACCGAAGCGATCCTTACGTTGCCTTCCTACCGGACGACATCCGCACCTGTACGCAGCTGCGTCCTGACTCGTATGAGCTTGTCATCACAGGCTACTCCGGCGCGATCGGCCGGTACTGCTGGCCTTATCTGCGCGCAAACGGGCACTATCTGTCGAATAACCATGAAGGGGATGTCGTCGATCTTCTTCTGCTGCCTGATGCGCAGTACACGGGATACTTTGCGAAAGCCCATCGACAGTATGCGTTTCACGCCACGACCGATGTCAGTTCGATCCTGCCTCCGCCTGTCAGCTATAAGGGACACCGAACCGGACAGATCTCTTATCTGGAGAATGAGCGTTACTACCTCGTCAAGAAGCGTGCGGGTGTTGCGCGGAATTAAGGCTGGAGTATGACGGATGTCATCGTCGTATGCTATAAGCGGAGGCATGGATTCCACTCTGAGGGCCGTTAACGGAGAAGCCTCTGCGCCTGCTGCGTACCATACGCAGAGGCGCAGAGGCTATTGTCGGGCGCCCTCGGATTTTTTATTGACAGGCAACGGGCCAAACAGGAGAAATGCGTTAGGCGGATGCCATGTGCAGATTTATAAACAAAAGCAGCCTTTTTCTGATTTTCACGCTCTCAGCGCTGAGCTGCTCGCTTGCTGCCGATGAGCCTGATCAACTTCGTGTGGCGACTCGGAAGGGCCTGTATCTGCGTGAAGCCCCGAGCACAACGGCCCCGAAGATCAAGCTTGTTCCATATAGAGGTGGTGTAACCAGAATCACCGTAACCAATGTCATAGCGGAAATCGATGGCATCACTGCTCCCTGGATTCAGGTTTCATATAAAGACAAAACAGGTTATATGTTCGGTGGCTACCTCACGCATTTACCATTACCATCGACGAATTGCACGTCTCTCTCCCAATACTGGAAGCAGATACACGGCGAGAGTAGCCTTCGCAGATACTATCAGATCGCACAGAAGAACAGCAAAAACGAATACATTACTCAGGAACGAGAATATTCCGAAGAACCTGCAATTGATTACAACAGCCAGTTGCTCATATTGGAAGAAAAGGGCTCCGCAAGCGCAATGCGGTTCGAAAGCTGGACGATTAACGGTGCT
This region of Leptonema illini DSM 21528 genomic DNA includes:
- the fliR gene encoding flagellar biosynthetic protein FliR → MQLAAYSDGFWSWLLVFARTTGLLFTMPILSAEGVPYRVRAILALFIAGVLYPVVRNFLSATSFDAMPLYILEIASQAFIGVMIGYLLQIVFAAFILAGEFFSIQMGVSFSEVLDPQAQVSIPILGTLKNMIAILLFLSVDFELDGYYVPAYLHVFRALSYSFQQAPTLVLDIQTMGGLLAYVDQAFGVMFLTALRIGLPLTGILFITSVALGVAGKAAPQLNLMNMGLQINVMVGLVILAVLMPVIIPLMRDSFQHMYDLIGEMLNAWPKGAT
- the fliQ gene encoding flagellar biosynthesis protein FliQ, giving the protein MQETDVIKIIYDALIVTLKISAPVLIFSMVTGLVISVLQTTTSIQEQTLTFVPKLVSVFLAIMLFAAYILHTTVDYTKEMFALIARF
- a CDS encoding FliO/MopB family protein, producing the protein MRRTLSVFLLIALFPGLLLAQEKPSRERREERRERPESREKREDPAPRNPQERAQEKAIEESWMKELQGEGAPAQESESEQPAAQPGTAEPEATQPATPPGALFADDAAPSFIGLLFRFVLIAGLMGGGLYLFVRFFKKKAGILHPQEGPVEVLASVPLMPGKFLQIVDLAGQLLVLGVSEQGVRLVYEIDSATTAERIRLWHQSRPKPTATSLLDAVQKSIKQGEFKFWGGERVKDRPDFMDLLNGEKTGEDVPPDRLKDLLQMQNRKIRRSTKPEQEEPER
- a CDS encoding EscU/YscU/HrcU family type III secretion system export apparatus switch protein, producing the protein MTPTFLDQDFLEWKNRPVESGFFALSVLSYPDVFIDLQRFAAEDEGRTEDPTERRKREERERGNVPRSQDLPGALVLLGSAVMLFLFAGFMAERIFQVFRIYLSRIASVGTGFGEEEVRLLLRDFFFQTGAIIFPVLIIAMILGIVGNLVQVGFMFTTRPLEFQLERLIPDFKRVLPVRRNFVNLLKVLVQVIAVGFLAYLIVIDDLIPMLKTSGMELRGAVALFGSIAFKLLIATGVFLLAIAIPDYYYQRFEYLENLKMSISDVKRELKEDVGDPMLRQRQRERAMQMRQNRQMLDEVPTADVIVTNPTHFAVALRYDPLQASAPLVVAKGQDSLALMIRRIARENGVHIEENPPLARALYDQVEIGEEIPENFFRSIVLIFQKLERFRRMAR
- a CDS encoding SH3 domain-containing protein, coding for MCRFINKSSLFLIFTLSALSCSLAADEPDQLRVATRKGLYLREAPSTTAPKIKLVPYRGGVTRITVTNVIAEIDGITAPWIQVSYKDKTGYMFGGYLTHLPLPSTNCTSLSQYWKQIHGESSLRRYYQIAQKNSKNEYITQEREYSEEPAIDYNSQLLILEEKGSASAMRFESWTINGAGSESLTFKRGTATDAYLILLLCGPRGIETLSFFRSNNHQCIYDDVGTYSISLKESTDSTTVRIDGNLGPTSGDCPGPKN
- the flhA gene encoding flagellar biosynthesis protein FlhA — its product is MDDILKTIRRYAGNSDAVLGLGVVFILALIIIPLPGVLLDLLIGISLLTGLLILLTALSSTSPADFSSFPTLLLITTIYRIAVNISTTRLILTKGAAADSSMITAFGTFVVGGGGSTSGLVVGVVIFVILTLVQIIVITKGATRVSEVAARFALDSLPGKQLAIDADQTAGYIDEKEARRRRQLLQKEMDFYGSMDGASKFVQGDVRLGLIVTAVNIIGGIVIGLTLMGMNFTDALEVYTRFTIGDGLVSQIPALLISTATGIIVSRSAADESLPEELKKQLLASPTTLYITGGLLVLSGFIPGFPTTALFILGGGLIFLAYRVDKAAKVLVEQQKKEETQKKEETKPESYLEHLKSEPLEVEVGYNLIPLVDPKSGGTLLEQVSRLRRRFAMDLGLIVPPVRIRDNMNLEADEYAIRLHGTTIAQSSVEPDHLLAINTGRTRGPIEGLTEIREPTYNLPAYWITPDRKSEAEGLDYDVVDPSTVIATHLSGMIQQNSQEIMGRQQIKSIVDTVREENPVVVDEVLSEKKVGLGTIQIVLQSLLKENVSIRNMSRIMEAIASNADRSQGDPYLLTESVRQSLRRQIIAEYQDDKRTIRCISVHPDIDRRLREGIHRDPEEGFIMALKPDFQQALQQALAEEVSKANQQGYFPLFLASRSIRAGLFTLLERLFPQRNFAVLAHEEITNETNVEAVSIMNLRKAEESVA
- a CDS encoding FitA-like ribbon-helix-helix domain-containing protein, coding for MAILQVRDIDDRLYSLLRDRARLENRSISQEVVTILEAYLANPAMHSANPTRDFLSLTGSWEDNRSSAEIVQEIRRMRKNSRRFEDADVLFD
- a CDS encoding type II toxin-antitoxin system VapC family toxin, yielding MSYLIDTDIIIYSIKGNSTVHDNFSRNEKIPKSISVITYGELLSGAKKSQNPARNLAVVYRIRELFPVIDVDRAVIETFSDLKARGQRTGSVVDDMDLLIAATALTYNLTLVTNNIKHFQKIEGLKIENWSKP
- the fliP gene encoding flagellar type III secretion system pore protein FliP (The bacterial flagellar biogenesis protein FliP forms a type III secretion system (T3SS)-type pore required for flagellar assembly.); this encodes MKRRVVLFLVSLAALLIADPLLAQEIPGLPIPVLDNVRAARSGQEASTSLALIMLVTVLSLAPALIMMMTSFTKVVIVFDFVRRALALQNMPPNQVLFGLALFLTFFIMAPTFREFNQTALTPYISGDKMSTPTFIEKGMVPFRKFMIKQIGKDGAKEIALFTKLSGKNLKDIKSVDDIDSYILIPAFMLSEIKKAFIIGILIFIPFIVIDLVVASTLMSMGMIMLPPAMISMPFKIILFILVDGWHLITYNLVQSYVM